The region TATTAAATTCTTTTGCCGCTTTAAAAGCTAATTCAATATTATTATTACACTTAATATCTGGAAATAACCTAATAAATTCTTTACTGTGAGGTGTTATCCATGTTTTAAATTTTCTTTCTAAAAAGAATTTTGATCCGAATTTAGATTTTGAAATCCTGTTTAGTGCATCAGCATCCAAAATTAATAATCCTTTAAAATCAATGAGGTATTCTTTTGATTTTTGCCAATCATCATTATCAATTCCTATGCCAGGGCCTACAACTAATGATTCATATGCACTAAGGTCAATATTTTTTAATGCGCTGAATAAAGATGCGTTACCATTCTGATCAGATTGCATAGTTCCTTTTAAAACAATTTCTGGGGCAACTTGCCAAATAGATTCAGCAACTAACTCAGGAAGGACCGCTGAAACAAAACCTGCCCCACTGGATATTGCACCTTTTAATACTAAGAATGCAGCCCCAGGATATTTTTTACTTCCAGCAATTAATAACGTTCTTCCCCTTCTATATTTGTTGGAATTTTTTGGTAAGGTAGGTAAATCAATTTTTCTTAAATCAGAATAAGTAATCTTTAAAAATTTTTTTTTAACCTTAGATAATTTTTTAGTAGGTATCCCAATATCAATTTGATTCAATTCTCCAGTAAAAGGCAAAGCAGAATCTTGCGTTAACCCAATTTTACAAAGACCAATGGTTAAGGTGAAGTCGGCCTTTACAGCATTATCTAAAAAAGGCTTTCCTTTATTAGGACATAATCCAGTAGGGACATCAACGCTCACAACTTTTCCATATTTGTTATTAAATTTCTGATTAAACAATTTAATTAATTTATAATCAACTTTTCTTTTTTGATTGTTACCAAAAACCGCATCAATCCAGAGTTCTCTACCATTTGCATCAGGTGGCTCTACTAATTTTTTTACGCCAATAGATGTAAGATAGTTAATGTGATTCTTTGTTAATGTTTTTTTAATAGGGAATGGGCACCAAATTTTAACTAAATACCCTTTTAAGAAGAGTTCTCTAGCTATTACAGCTCCATCCCCACCATTATGCCCAGGACCAATAAATACAATTAATCCGTGCTTTAGTAGATTTTTCCTTTTTAAAAGCCATTTACTAATTTTGATACCAGCTTTTTCCATCAATGCTTCTTGGGGCATCCCATCTGAAAACATTTCTTTCTCTAATATCAACATTTGGTTTGAATCAACAATTAAATGTTTTGAGTCAATTGTTGGCCATCCAATTTCATCCATAATTGGTTCAAAGGAATTAAGTACTTTTCAAAAATTTAAACTTCCATGTTAAAGACAC is a window of Prochlorococcus marinus XMU1419 DNA encoding:
- a CDS encoding NAD(P)H-hydrate dehydratase, which translates into the protein MDEIGWPTIDSKHLIVDSNQMLILEKEMFSDGMPQEALMEKAGIKISKWLLKRKNLLKHGLIVFIGPGHNGGDGAVIARELFLKGYLVKIWCPFPIKKTLTKNHINYLTSIGVKKLVEPPDANGRELWIDAVFGNNQKRKVDYKLIKLFNQKFNNKYGKVVSVDVPTGLCPNKGKPFLDNAVKADFTLTIGLCKIGLTQDSALPFTGELNQIDIGIPTKKLSKVKKKFLKITYSDLRKIDLPTLPKNSNKYRRGRTLLIAGSKKYPGAAFLVLKGAISSGAGFVSAVLPELVAESIWQVAPEIVLKGTMQSDQNGNASLFSALKNIDLSAYESLVVGPGIGIDNDDWQKSKEYLIDFKGLLILDADALNRISKSKFGSKFFLERKFKTWITPHSKEFIRLFPDIKCNNNIELAFKAAKEFNISVLLKGANSVIADSKKVWQIYGTDSQTARAGLGDLLSGFLAGSSAIDLTHSSDIKTEFFAKYVLLHSFAASMCKRGSNSYAIGDELSKLMRNRKMRQIS